A window of the Synchiropus splendidus isolate RoL2022-P1 chromosome 6, RoL_Sspl_1.0, whole genome shotgun sequence genome harbors these coding sequences:
- the LOC128760415 gene encoding synaptoporin-like isoform X2 translates to MDTADQLFAIFAFATCGGYSGQLRVSVDCMEKASSNLSLGIDFAYPFRLYQVSFEAPACEGMRRERFFLDGDYSSSAEFFVTIAVFAFLYSLVATVVYIFFLNKYRENSRGPLIDFVVTVVFSFMWLVSSSAWAKALSDVKTATDPEEVQLLISACKDQTNRCSSVQDPRWSGLNTSVAFGFLNFVLWAGNIWFVFKETGWHKGGSRFAGGASEKQAGTFNQQPYNQGSLDQQGGFSNQPSEYSQVGGPTSYSNQM, encoded by the exons ATGGACACTGCCGACCAG CTCTTTGCCATCTTTGCGTTCGCGACATGTGGCGGCTACTCTGGGCAGCTGCGGGTCAGCGTGGACTGCATGGAGAAGGCCAGCAGCAACCTCAGCCTCGGCATCGACTTTGCTTACCCCTTCAG GTTGTACCAGGTGTCGTTCGAAGCGCCGGCGTGTGAGGGCATGAGGAGGGAGCGCTTCTTCCTCGACGGCGACTACTCGTCCTCGGCAGAGTTCTTTGTCACCATCGCCGTGTTTGCCTTCTTGTACTCCCTCGTGGCCACTGTCGTCTACATCTTCTTCCTGAACAAGTATCGTGAGAACAGTCGAGGACCGCTCATC GACTTTGTGGTGACGGTGGTGTTCTCCTTCATGTGGCTGGTCAGCTCGTCTGCTTGGGCCAAAGCTTTGTCTGATGTGAAGACAGCCACAGATCCAGAGGAGGTGCAGCTTCTCATCTCCGCCTGTAAAGACCAGACCAACCGGTGTTCCTCGGTCCAGGACCCGCGCTGGTCCGGACTCAACACCTCAGTG GCGTTCGGCTTTCTCAACTTCGTCTTGTGGGCTGGCAACatctggtttgtcttcaaggagacggggtGGCACAAGGGGGGCTCCAGGTTCGCCGGAGGGGCGAGTGAGAAGCAGGCCGGCACGTTCAACCAGCAACCGTACAACCAGGGCAGCTTGGACCAGCAGGGGGGCTTCAGCAACCAGCCGTCCGAGTACAGCCAGGTCGGGGGTCCCACCTCCTACTCCAATCAGATGTAG
- the LOC128760415 gene encoding synaptoporin-like isoform X1 has protein sequence MDTADQLASVGTFQVLKLPLGFIRVLEWLFAIFAFATCGGYSGQLRVSVDCMEKASSNLSLGIDFAYPFRLYQVSFEAPACEGMRRERFFLDGDYSSSAEFFVTIAVFAFLYSLVATVVYIFFLNKYRENSRGPLIDFVVTVVFSFMWLVSSSAWAKALSDVKTATDPEEVQLLISACKDQTNRCSSVQDPRWSGLNTSVAFGFLNFVLWAGNIWFVFKETGWHKGGSRFAGGASEKQAGTFNQQPYNQGSLDQQGGFSNQPSEYSQVGGPTSYSNQM, from the exons ATGGACACTGCCGACCAG CTCGCCTCCGTCGGAACATTCCAAGTGCTGAAACTGCCTCTGGGATTCATCCGTGTGTTGGAGTGG CTCTTTGCCATCTTTGCGTTCGCGACATGTGGCGGCTACTCTGGGCAGCTGCGGGTCAGCGTGGACTGCATGGAGAAGGCCAGCAGCAACCTCAGCCTCGGCATCGACTTTGCTTACCCCTTCAG GTTGTACCAGGTGTCGTTCGAAGCGCCGGCGTGTGAGGGCATGAGGAGGGAGCGCTTCTTCCTCGACGGCGACTACTCGTCCTCGGCAGAGTTCTTTGTCACCATCGCCGTGTTTGCCTTCTTGTACTCCCTCGTGGCCACTGTCGTCTACATCTTCTTCCTGAACAAGTATCGTGAGAACAGTCGAGGACCGCTCATC GACTTTGTGGTGACGGTGGTGTTCTCCTTCATGTGGCTGGTCAGCTCGTCTGCTTGGGCCAAAGCTTTGTCTGATGTGAAGACAGCCACAGATCCAGAGGAGGTGCAGCTTCTCATCTCCGCCTGTAAAGACCAGACCAACCGGTGTTCCTCGGTCCAGGACCCGCGCTGGTCCGGACTCAACACCTCAGTG GCGTTCGGCTTTCTCAACTTCGTCTTGTGGGCTGGCAACatctggtttgtcttcaaggagacggggtGGCACAAGGGGGGCTCCAGGTTCGCCGGAGGGGCGAGTGAGAAGCAGGCCGGCACGTTCAACCAGCAACCGTACAACCAGGGCAGCTTGGACCAGCAGGGGGGCTTCAGCAACCAGCCGTCCGAGTACAGCCAGGTCGGGGGTCCCACCTCCTACTCCAATCAGATGTAG
- the LOC128760415 gene encoding synaptoporin-like isoform X3 codes for MEKASSNLSLGIDFAYPFRLYQVSFEAPACEGMRRERFFLDGDYSSSAEFFVTIAVFAFLYSLVATVVYIFFLNKYRENSRGPLIDFVVTVVFSFMWLVSSSAWAKALSDVKTATDPEEVQLLISACKDQTNRCSSVQDPRWSGLNTSVAFGFLNFVLWAGNIWFVFKETGWHKGGSRFAGGASEKQAGTFNQQPYNQGSLDQQGGFSNQPSEYSQVGGPTSYSNQM; via the exons ATGGAGAAGGCCAGCAGCAACCTCAGCCTCGGCATCGACTTTGCTTACCCCTTCAG GTTGTACCAGGTGTCGTTCGAAGCGCCGGCGTGTGAGGGCATGAGGAGGGAGCGCTTCTTCCTCGACGGCGACTACTCGTCCTCGGCAGAGTTCTTTGTCACCATCGCCGTGTTTGCCTTCTTGTACTCCCTCGTGGCCACTGTCGTCTACATCTTCTTCCTGAACAAGTATCGTGAGAACAGTCGAGGACCGCTCATC GACTTTGTGGTGACGGTGGTGTTCTCCTTCATGTGGCTGGTCAGCTCGTCTGCTTGGGCCAAAGCTTTGTCTGATGTGAAGACAGCCACAGATCCAGAGGAGGTGCAGCTTCTCATCTCCGCCTGTAAAGACCAGACCAACCGGTGTTCCTCGGTCCAGGACCCGCGCTGGTCCGGACTCAACACCTCAGTG GCGTTCGGCTTTCTCAACTTCGTCTTGTGGGCTGGCAACatctggtttgtcttcaaggagacggggtGGCACAAGGGGGGCTCCAGGTTCGCCGGAGGGGCGAGTGAGAAGCAGGCCGGCACGTTCAACCAGCAACCGTACAACCAGGGCAGCTTGGACCAGCAGGGGGGCTTCAGCAACCAGCCGTCCGAGTACAGCCAGGTCGGGGGTCCCACCTCCTACTCCAATCAGATGTAG
- the zbtb49 gene encoding zinc finger and BTB domain-containing protein 49: MDSLSSHSSYLLQQLQEQRIQGLLCDCMLVVKGVCFKAHKNVLAAFSCYFRSLFQNSPSQKNDVFNLVIQDVSGIGQILDYMYTSHLDINQDNVQALLDIAQCLQVSNIQSMCNAFLKPCPPPVDIPSFTLPGMLNSDHDCLLGSSLPQDVDLHCSSEAHRPGFSSDLDQNRRIPASVPSNSSVCDPSSNMQSPFEKQLFHGYKLRNFYSKQYFKQTAIQSNNNAVSNPGPSPLVLEESHCQLGVGQRDSTPVCPVAPQNSTCTAPSVEKSTDSILTPSDSLNISSSDPGDSLLSKPVRPKKTVYLKKYNYLRSQKALEEMCAESVSKPILTCSIESQQIEPVVQMEAPESSTEGLVPDSVDVPEASPERLVPSPSPLEPDEMDTETVRPDPPQQSGQKQYCCDICGKIFKHPSNLELHKRSHTGEKPFQCNICGRNFSQAGNLQTHLRRHSGEKPYICELCGKSFTASGDVQRHKVVHTGEKPHLCDICGRGFNNLSNLKEHKRTHAVDKTFTCDQCGKSFNTHRKLLKHKVRHNGEKPHSCATCGKSFIGSGDLHRHIRSHTGEKPYICSTCGKSFTRSAMLRKHSSNHCKGAPAAPVTDPSSEHTVDSKTVAHSKPLSPICEQTFPTVSPHDTQEKPASPEPAPLSPESNPSSLTELRSLVPHQLLSSSSDHMKLTKAQLSPEPVYGPYDENGAVAVEKDRGPTARRSGPGAEHSPSGSGRTNGSSSRSEGQFVSSVTLWGLTLITLPNETDMEQ, translated from the exons ATGGACAGCTTGTCCAGCCACAGCTCctacctgctgcagcagctgcaggagcagaggaTTCAAGGGCTGCTGTGTGACTGCATGCTGGTGGTGAAGGGAGTCTGCTTCAAAGCTCACAAGAATGTCCTGGCTGCTTTCAGCTGCTACTTCAG GTCATTGTTCCAGAATTCCCCCAGTCAAAAGAATGATGTCTTCAACCTGGTTATCCAGGACGTCAGTGGAATCGGCCAAATCTTGGACTACATGTACACGTCGCACCTGGATATCAACCAGGACAATGTCCAAGCCCTTTTAGACATTGCTCAGTGTTTGCAGGTGTCCAACATCCAGAGCATGTGCAATGCTTTCCTGAAGCCGTGTCCTCCGCCGGTAGACATTCCCTCATTCACCCTCCCTGGTATGCTGAACTCTGACCATGACTGCCTCCTTGGCAGCAGCTTGCCTCAAGATGTCGACCTGCACTGCTCGTCTGAGGCCCACAGGCCTGGCTTCAGCAGTGACTTGGATCAGAACCGAAGGATTCCTGCATCTGTGCCAAGTAACAGCTCTGTTTGTGACCCATCCAGCAACATGCAGTCCCCTTTTGAGAAACAGTTATTTCATGGCTACAAACTTAGAAACTTTTACAGTAAGCAATATTTCAAGCAAACTGCCATTCAGAGTAATAACAACGCTGTGTCAAACCCAGGCCCCAGCCCCTTGGTGCTGGAGGAGTCTCATTGTCAGCTAGGGGTTGGTCAGAGAGACAGCACCCCGGTGTGTCCAGTTGCCCCTCAGAATTCTACATGCACAGCACCGTCAGTGGAGAAGAGCACAGATTCTATACTAACCCCCTCAGACAGTTTAAACATCTCCAGTTCTGATCCAGGAGACTCCCTACTCAGCAAGCCGGTGCGTCCTAAGAAGACTGTTTACCTGAAGAAATACAACTACTTGAGATCCCAGAAAGCTTTGGAGGAGATGTGTGCGGAGTCAGTCAGCAAACCGATTCTGACCTGCTCAATCGAGAGTCAACAAATCGAGCCTGTGGTCCAGATGGAAGCCCCGGAATCCTCCACTGAAGGGCTTGTACCTGACAGTGTGGATGTTCCTGAGGCGTCCCCGGAGAGACTCGTTCCCtcgccctctcctctggagcCAGATGAGATGGACACTGAGACTGTCAGACCAGATCCTCCACAGCAGTCGGGACAGAAACAGTACTGCTGTGACATTTGTGGAAAGATCTTTAAACACCCCAGTAACCTGGAGCTGCACAAGCGCTCGCACACCG GTGAGAAGCCATTTCAGTGTAACATTTGCGGAAGAAACTTTTCACAG GCTGGAAATCTGCAGACACACCTGAGACGACACTCTGGAGAGAAGCCGTACATCTGTGAGCTGTGTGGTAAAAG CTTCACGGCGTCGGGGGACGTTCAACGTCATAAAGTGGTCCACACTGGAGAGAAGCCGCATTTATGTGACATCTGTGGTCGAG GTTTCAACAATTTAAGTAATCTGAAGGAGCACAAGAGGACACACGCTGTCGATAAGACCTTCACCTGTGACCAATGTGGGAagtcgttcaacacacacaggaagctTCTGAAGCACAAAGTCAGACACAACGGAGAGAAACCTCACAGCTGTGCCACGTGTG GGAAGAGCTTCATTGGCTCCGGAGACCTGCATCGCCACATTCGCTCCCACACGGGTGAAAAACCATACATCTGCAGTACCTGTGGCAAGAGTTTCACCCGCTCAGCCATGCTGAGGAAGCACAGCAGCAACCACTGCAAAGGAGCTCCGGCGGCGCCTGTGACCGACCCAAGCTCAGAGCACACCGTCGATTCTAAAACAGTGGCTCATAGTAAACCTCTTTCACCCATCTGTGAGCAGACTTTTCCCACCGTGTCGCCTCATGACACACAAGAGAAGCCTGCGTCACCTGAGCCTGCCCCCCTCAGCCCCGAGTCCAACCCGTCTTCCCTCACCGAGCTGCGCTCTCTGGTGCCACACCAGctcctgtcttcctcttccgACCACATGAAGCTGACCAAAGCGCAGCTCAGCCCAGAGCCGGTGTACGGACCGTATGATGAGAACGGTGCCGTGGCGGTGGAGAAGGACCGGGGTCCAACCGCCAGACGGAGTGGGCCCGGCGCTGAGCACTCACCTTCAGGTTCTGGCCGCACAAACGGCAGCTCGTCCCGGTCTGAGGGTCAGTTTGTGTCCAGTGTGACTCTCTGGGGTTTGACCCTGATCACTCTGCCAAATGAGACCGACATGGAGCAATGA
- the lyar gene encoding cell growth-regulating nucleolar protein isoform X2, with amino-acid sequence MVFFTCNGCGESLKKAQVDKHVSICRSCQVLSCIDCGKDFWGDDYKDHVKCISEDQKYGGKNYEAKANKGDVKQQQWIQRVHDAINKPGINPGLKNVLKQVSAYDNVPRKKSKFENWMRNSLKISNSGLHQQVWDILNTATESSPDAQKTPAAEVKTSPNGDEKQVCDPPVEKKKLNKRERKEARQLKNGKVPKVKAVSEDPEEDQPVHKKKDRKRKRSAADDENEENECNGDAGTIKKAKDDLVADDSDDAPAAPKGKFNWKGNIKAVLREAPDQELSLKKLRKKVLAAYYSYTGDGNFKSEEEILALFNKKINKNPKFRLLKEKVKLVN; translated from the exons ATGGTCTTTTTTACTTGCAACGGTTGTGGAGAGTCACTGAAAAAAGCCCAGGTTGACAAACATGTAAGCATTTGTCGGAGTTGCCAGGTTTTGTCGTGCATCGACTGTGGAAAGGATTTTTG GGGCGATGACTACAAAGACCACGTTAAATGCATAAGTGAAGATCAAAAGTACGGCGGCAAAAACTATGAAGCCAAGGCAAACAAAGGAGACGTGAAACAGCAACAATGGATTCAG AGAGTCCACGACGCCATCAATAAACCTGGAATCAATCCAGGCCTAAAAAATGTGCTGAAACAAGTCAGTGCGTACGACAATGTCCCAAGAAAGAAATCCAAGTTCGAG AACTGGATGAGAAACAGTCTGAAGATTTCAAATTCTGGTCTGCACCAACAAGTGTGGGACATCCTCAACACAGCCACTGAGAGC TCGCCTGATGCTCAGAAGACACCAGCAGCTGAGGTCAAGACCAGTCCTAACGGGGATGAAAAGCAGGTCTGTGACCCACCAgttgagaaaaagaaattgaACAAACGAGAACGGAAAGAAGCCAGACAGTTAAAGAATGGCAAGGTGCCTAAAGTGAAGGCTGTCAGTGAAGACCCAGAGGAAGACCAACCAGTGCATAAGAAGAAGGATAGGAAGAGGAAACGCAGTGCAGcggatgatgaaaatgaagagaatgaGTGTAATGGTGATGCAGGGACAATCAAGAAGGCCAAAG ATGATTTAGTGGCAGATGATTCGGATGATGCCCCTGCAGCCCCAAAAG GAAAGTTCAACTGGAAAGGAAATATCAAAGCAGTGCTGAGGGAAGCACCTGACCAGGAGCTGTCATTGAAGAAGCTCAGAAAGAAG gtTCTGGCTGCGTACTACTCCTACACTGGTGATGGAAACTTCAAATCAGAAGAAGAGATCCTGGCTCTTTTCAACAAGAAGATCAACAAGAATCCCAAATTTAGACTCTTGAAAGAGAAAGTAAAACTTGTGAACTAA
- the lyar gene encoding cell growth-regulating nucleolar protein isoform X1 codes for MVFFTCNGCGESLKKAQVDKHVSICRSCQVLSCIDCGKDFWGDDYKDHVKCISEDQKYGGKNYEAKANKGDVKQQQWIQRVHDAINKPGINPGLKNVLKQVSAYDNVPRKKSKFENWMRNSLKISNSGLHQQVWDILNTATESSPDAQKTPAAEVKTSPNGDEKQVCDPPVEKKKLNKRERKEARQLKNGKVPKVKAVSEDPEEDQPVHKKKDRKRKRSAADDENEENECNGDAGTIKKAKADDLVADDSDDAPAAPKGKFNWKGNIKAVLREAPDQELSLKKLRKKVLAAYYSYTGDGNFKSEEEILALFNKKINKNPKFRLLKEKVKLVN; via the exons ATGGTCTTTTTTACTTGCAACGGTTGTGGAGAGTCACTGAAAAAAGCCCAGGTTGACAAACATGTAAGCATTTGTCGGAGTTGCCAGGTTTTGTCGTGCATCGACTGTGGAAAGGATTTTTG GGGCGATGACTACAAAGACCACGTTAAATGCATAAGTGAAGATCAAAAGTACGGCGGCAAAAACTATGAAGCCAAGGCAAACAAAGGAGACGTGAAACAGCAACAATGGATTCAG AGAGTCCACGACGCCATCAATAAACCTGGAATCAATCCAGGCCTAAAAAATGTGCTGAAACAAGTCAGTGCGTACGACAATGTCCCAAGAAAGAAATCCAAGTTCGAG AACTGGATGAGAAACAGTCTGAAGATTTCAAATTCTGGTCTGCACCAACAAGTGTGGGACATCCTCAACACAGCCACTGAGAGC TCGCCTGATGCTCAGAAGACACCAGCAGCTGAGGTCAAGACCAGTCCTAACGGGGATGAAAAGCAGGTCTGTGACCCACCAgttgagaaaaagaaattgaACAAACGAGAACGGAAAGAAGCCAGACAGTTAAAGAATGGCAAGGTGCCTAAAGTGAAGGCTGTCAGTGAAGACCCAGAGGAAGACCAACCAGTGCATAAGAAGAAGGATAGGAAGAGGAAACGCAGTGCAGcggatgatgaaaatgaagagaatgaGTGTAATGGTGATGCAGGGACAATCAAGAAGGCCAAAG CAGATGATTTAGTGGCAGATGATTCGGATGATGCCCCTGCAGCCCCAAAAG GAAAGTTCAACTGGAAAGGAAATATCAAAGCAGTGCTGAGGGAAGCACCTGACCAGGAGCTGTCATTGAAGAAGCTCAGAAAGAAG gtTCTGGCTGCGTACTACTCCTACACTGGTGATGGAAACTTCAAATCAGAAGAAGAGATCCTGGCTCTTTTCAACAAGAAGATCAACAAGAATCCCAAATTTAGACTCTTGAAAGAGAAAGTAAAACTTGTGAACTAA
- the tmem128 gene encoding transmembrane protein 128, whose product MMNDTELASLRNRFKANAELLMQTTPSPDEEETSKDKKDFQPLPRINRHSVFWICASVIVTYYVDFFQNILENEEIKSWWFNVGLLLLGICLTLALFCIVYLEWYKGIQHYDQVYPAIPPITTAAFIAASCSFNFALWPVWSFFTPLILFTQFMGVVMLISLLG is encoded by the exons ATGATGAACGACACTGAGCTGGCGTCGTTGCGAAACAGGTTCAAGGCAAATGCAGAGTTGTTGATGCAAACGACGCCATCTCCCGATGAAGAAGAAACGA GTAAGGATAAAAAGGATTTCCAACCTCTCCCTCGAATTAACAGACACTCAGTTTTCTGGATTTGTGCATCTGTTATTGTGACATATTATGTGGATTTCTTCCAAAACATCTTGGAGAACGAGGAAATTAAGAG TTGGTGGTTCAACGTGGGGCTTCTGCTCCTGGGCATCTGTCTGACACTGGCTTTGTTTTGCATTGTGTACCTGGAGTGGTACAAAGGCATCCAGCACTATGACCAAGTGTACCCCGCTATCCCTCCCATTACCACTGCAGCCTTCATTGCAGCGTCTTGCAG CTTCAATTTCGCCCTGTGGCCGGTGTGGTCgttcttcactccactgatcCTCTTCACTCAGTTCATGGGAGTGGTCATGTTAATCTCTTTACTTGGATAA